Proteins from a genomic interval of Dunckerocampus dactyliophorus isolate RoL2022-P2 chromosome 5, RoL_Ddac_1.1, whole genome shotgun sequence:
- the snx1a gene encoding sorting nexin-1a has translation MATSSERSPPPFPDSEDQDVLDSGDVGGRGSDEDDGDDLFMSVSNASLGEIDVTLPSGTQPGDDILTPLSDIVTSDPISSQSGSKTASEPSDEFVDLTNNMLSPGDSVGSGSVATDEEEAACEIPLNDDFVDILGSETEAQQQEVPGRDVEAMAGESELILDLAGEAKQEVEETAPLLDISGNSSANSASQPPGKIVDPLLDFLGDPMPAVGQKQSTPATADLFEDEGSDLFTEPQRTKPAKQPQKSLFAEPDDGLFAEPLGAKMPARDKPLTPKAVTGGDGKVDGPLLESSHSDIFTEEAVAKPPRNTSLVNTTNGVHVEENTDIFADATVELSLDSPRSERKKDATPAAKPSTSAASSVSTTASVAKPQVAAMEELEEEEEEDKFDIAISVTDPEKIGDGMNAYMAYKVCTQTTMSMFRNKNFTVRRRFSDFLGLYEKLSEKHGPNGLIVPPPPEKSILGMTKVKVGKEDSSSADFVERRRGALERYLQRVVTHPSLLQDPDVREFLERDELPRAVSTQALSGAGFLKMINKATDAVSKMTIKMNESDVWFEEKLQEVESADQQFRKLHALMESLVIHRKELSTNTASFAKSTAMLGSAEDNTALSRALSQLAEVEDKMEQLHLDQAANDTFCFAELIADFIRLLGAVRGSFDHRMKAWQRWQDAQTMLQKKRESEAKLQWANKPDKLQLAKEEISEWEAKVMQYEQDFDRVSATVRKEVVRFEKEKANNFKRQIIKYLESLLKSQQQLIKYWEAFLPEAKAIA, from the exons ATGGCGACCAGCTCGGAGCGCAGTCCTCCTCCGTTCCCCGACTCGGAGGACCAAGACGTGCTGGACTCTGGAGACGTCGGAGGCCGAGGCAGCGACGAAGACGACGGGGACGACCTCTTCATGAGTGTG AGCAACGCCTCACTTGGTGAGATAGACGTCACGCTGCCATCTGGTACGCAGCCCGGTGACGATATCCTGACGCCTCTCAGCGACATAGTCACCAGTGATCCAATCAGCAGCCAATCGGGATCCAAAACGGCAAGCGAGCCCTCTGACGAGTTTGTGGATCTCACAAACAACATGCTGAGTCCGGGCGACTCGGTGGGTTCCGGCAGCGTGGCAACAGACGAAGAGGAAGCCGCCTGTGAAATCCCTCTCAACGATGACTTCGTTGACATACTGGGAAGTGAAACTGAAGCGCAGCAGCAGGAAGTACCAGGACGGGATGTGGAGGCCATGGCAGGTGAAAGTGAGTTGATATTGGATCTCGCTGGCGAAGCAAAACAAGAAGTAGAAGAAACTGCGCCGCTTTTAGACATCAGTGGGAATTCATCAGCGAATTCTGCATCACAGCCACCTGGCAAAATAGTGGACCCTTTGCTAGACTTCCTCGGAGACCCGATGCCCGCTGTGGGCCAGAAGCAAAGCACCCCTGCCACCGCAGACCTGTTCGAAGACGAGGGCAGCGACCTGTTCACTGAGCCGCAACGGACAAAACCTGCTAAGCAGCCTCAGAAGAGCCTTTTTGCCGAGCCAGACGACGGTCTGTTTGCAGAGCCGCTCGGTGCCAAGATGCCTGCGAGGGACAAACCTCTCACCCCCAAGGCTGTAACCGGGGGCGACGGCAAAGTTGATGGGCCGCTGCTGGAGAGTAGCCACAGTGACATCTTCACAGAGGAAGCTGTGGCCAAGCCACCCAGAAACACCTCCCTTGTAAACACCACTAACGGAGTCCATGTGGAAGAAAACACAGACATATTTGCAG ACGCCACAGTGGAGCTCTCTCTTGACAGCCCACGCAGTGAGAGAAAGAAGGATGCCACCCCCGCCGCCAAACCTTCAACGTCTGCTGCTTCCTCGGTGTCCACCACCGCCAGTGTGGCCAAGCCACAGGTGGCTGCTATGGAAGAG ttggaagaagaggaggaggaagacaaaTTCGACATTGCCATCTCTGTTACCGACCCAGAAAAAATAG GTGATGGGATGAACGCCTACATGGCCTACAAAGTGTGCACTCAG ACCACCATGTCCATGTTCCGCAACAAGAACTTCACGGTGAGGCGGCGCTTCAGCGACTTCCTGGGCCTGTATGAGAAGCTCTCGGAGAAACATGGACCCAATGGCTTGATCGTGCCTCCTCCGCCTGAGAAGAGCATCCTGG GTATGACCAAGGTGAAGGTGGGGAAGGAAGACTCGTCGTCAGCAGACTTTGTGGAGAGAAGAAGAGGCGCCTTGGAAAG GTACCTTCAGAGGGTGGTGACTCATCCTTCACTTCTCCAAGATCCTGACGTCAGAGAGTTCCTGGAGAGAGACGAG CTGCCCAGAGCAGTGAGCACGCAGGCTCTGAGCGGCGCCGGCTTCCTGAAAATGATCAACAAAGCGACTGACGCCGTCAGCAAGATGACCATCAAGATGAACGAGTCAGACGTG TGGTTCGAGGAGAAGCTGCAGGAGGTGGAGTCTGCAGACCAGCAGTTCCGGAAGCTCCATGCGCTGATGGAGTCTCTGGTCATCCACAGGAAAG AGCTCTCCACGAACACGGCCAGCTTCGCCAAGAGCACCGCCATGCTGGGCAGCGCCGAGGACAACACGGCGCTGTCCCGCGCCCTCTCACAGCTGGCCGAAGTGGAGGACAAGATGGAGCAGCTGCACCTTGACCAGGCGGCCAACGACACTTTCTGCTTCGCCGAGCTCATTGCTGATTTCATACGGCTGCTGGGCGCCGTCCGG GGCTCTTTTGACCACCGCATGAAGGCGTGGCAGCGCTGGCAGGACGCACAGACCATGCTGCAGAAGAAGCGTGAGAGCGAGGCCAAACTTCAGTGGGCCAACAAGCCTGACAAGCTGCAACTGGCCAAAGAGGAGATCTCTGAG TGGGAGGCCAAAGTGATGCAGTACGAGCAAGACTTTGACAGAGTTTCTGCCACCGTACGCAAGGAAGTGGTCCGCTTTGAG AAAGAAAAGGCGAATAATTTCAAAAGACAGATCATAAAATATCTGGAGAGTCTGCTAAAGTCCCAGCAACAG TTGATCAAGTACTGGGAGGCCTTTTTACCTGAAGCAAAAGCTATCGCCTGA
- the slc25a44a gene encoding solute carrier family 25 member 44a, with protein MHQKGAIQIIEWEDLDKRKFYSLGVLMTLTTRATVYPASLIRTRLQVQKGKTLYSGTVDAFCKILRAEGVQGLYRGFMVNTFTLLSGQAYITTYELVRKYVSQYSTSNTLKSVVAGGAASLVAQTITVPIDVVSQHLMMQGQSEHLTRFKPKPKMMLANTKRRLTFGQTREISVQIFAADGLRGFYRGYLASLLTYIPNSALWWPFYHFYAEKLSLIAPSECPHLILQGLAGPMAAATASTITNPMDVVRARVQLEGRSSVVETFKQLLAEEGVRAMTKGLSARIISSTPTSVLIVVGYETLKRLSLRADLVESRHW; from the exons ATGCATCAAAAAGGAGCCATCCAGATTATTGAGTGGGAGGACCTGGACAAGAGGAAGTTCTACTCCCTGGGCGTGCTCATGACCTTGACCACACGGGCCACCGTGTACCCGGCCAGCCTCATCCGCACCCGCCTGCAAGTGCAGAAGGGAAAGACGCTGTACTCAGGAACGGTGGACGCCTTCTGCAAGATTCTGCGAGCGGAGGGCGTGCAGGGCCTCTACCGTGGTTTCATGGTCAACACATTCACACTGCTCTCAGGCCAGGCGTACATCACCACCTATGAGCTGGTGCGCAAGTACGTGTCCCAGTATTCGACCAGCAACACGCTCAAGTCGGTGGTGGCCGGGGGGGCGGCGTCCCTGGTGGCGCAGACCATCACAGTACCAATAGACGTGGTGTCGCAGCACCTGATGATGCAAGGCCAGAGCGAACACTTGACTCGCTTCAAGCCCAAACCCAAAATGATGCTGGCGAATACAAAACGCAGATTGACCTTTGGGCAAACCAGGGAGATTTCAGTGCAGATCTTTGCAGCGGACGGCTTGAGGGGCTTCTACAGGGGTTATTTGGCGTCACTCCTCACCTACATCCCAAACAGTGCCCTCTGGTGGCCTTTTTATCACTTTTACGCAG AGAAGCTATCCCTGATTGCACCCAGCGAGTGCCCCCATCTCATTTTGCAGGGGTTGGCCGGTCCGATGGCTGCTGCCACTGCCTCCACCATCACCAACCCCATGGACGTTGTCCGAGCGAGGGTGCAG TTGGAGGGCCGCTCGTCAGTAGTGGAGACCTTCAAGCAGCTGCTGGCGGAGGAGGGCGTGAGGGCCATGACCAAAGGACTGTCAGCCCGCATTATCTCCTCCACGCCCACTTCGGTGCTCATCGTGGTGGGCTACGAGACCCTCAAGAGGCTGAGCCTGCGAGCCGACCTGGTCGAGTCCAGACATtggtga
- the ireb2 gene encoding iron-responsive element-binding protein 2 isoform X1 — MALTSSGKEHPYCHLIDTLSDGSPKFFNPHKLNDPRYVKLPLSIRILLEAAIRSCDGLYIKEENVESILDWEQQQANAEVPFSPARVLLQDFTGIPAMVDLAAMRDAVIKHGVDPSLVNPKCPTDLIVDHCLQKDFSKCAIQNAPNPGGGEGPSRPPPSSKPLSRGASHCGGQRGSCSKAACSDPPSTTAGPAHASVQQIENTPLLCPFHLKPVSEAETAVKNQEMELIRNKERLQFFKWCSKAFKNVNVVPPDVGAVHQVNLEYLSKVIQVRGGFIYPDSVVGTDSHTTMINGLGILGWGVGGIESEAVMLGQPVSLTLPRVVGCKLVGSINPLTTSIDVVLGITKHLRQAGIAGKFVEFFGPGVSELSAPDRTTIANMCPEYNATVSFFPVDRVTIQHFKKTHFSQEKLKLVESYLKAVKLFRNYEDSAGDPHYSEVIEINLSSVVPYVSGPKRPQDRVAVCSMKEGFQSCLDEKVGPKAFNISKDKQHIQVPFLHGGQEYQLAHGSVVIAAVISCTNNCNPSVMLTAGLLAKKAVEVGLMVKPYIRTSLAPGSGMVTHYLNASGVLPYFSQLGFEVIGYGCATCVGNIAPLPESVVDAIKQGNVVACGILSGNRHFEGRLCDCVRANYLASPPLVVAYAIAGTVAIDFEKEPLGVASDGKELYLRDIWPSREEVRETEEDTVISTMFKELQARMEKDNTFWNNIECPKSVVFPWDAKSTYIRSPSFFSKLSKEVPPPQSIDNAHALLFLGDKVTTDHISPAGSIARVSAAAKYLLSKRLTPREFNSYGARRGNDAVMTRGTFASIKLQNRLVGKAGPKTLHIPSGQTLDVFEAAERYQRDGVPLIILAGKDYGSGSSRDWVAKGPFLLGVRAVIAESFEKLHKNQLVGMGIMPLQFAPEHNADTLELSGKERFNISLPERLFPRQQLTVKTSQGKSFEVTAQFDSDLEITFFQHGGLLKYVARTML, encoded by the exons ATGGCGCTCACTTCTTCAGGCAAAG AGCACCCGTATTGCCATCTAATTGACACGCTGTCAGACGGAAGCCCCAAGTTCTTCAATCCACACAAATTAAACGATCCAAGATATG TCAAACTGCCTCTGTCCATCCGCATCTTGCTGGAGGCGGCCATCCGAAGTTGCGATGGATTATACATCAAAGAGGAAAACGTGGAGAGCATCTTGGACTGGGAGCAGCAGCAAGCTAATGCCGAGGTGCCCTTCTCGCCAGCGCGGGTCCTCCTGCAGGACTTCAC TGGTATCCCTGCCATGGTGGACCTTGCCGCCATGAGGGACGCCGTGATCAAACACGGGGTGGATCCCAGCCTGGTCAACCCCAAATGCCCCACAGACCTCATCGTGGACCACTGTCTGCAGAAAGACTTCAGCAAATG TGCCATACAGAACGCTCCCAACCCCGGTGGAGGGGAAGGTCCTTCCCGGCCGCCTCCTTCATCCAAGCCTCTTTCCAGAGGAGCTTCACACTGTGGTGGCCAGCGAGGCTCCTGTAGCAAAGCTGCCTGCAGTGACCCTCCGTCGACCACAGCTGGGCCAGCTCACGCCTCGGTCCAGCAGATCGAGAATACACCTCTCCTCTGCCCCTTCCACCTGAAACCAGTTTCTGA AGCCGAAACAGCTGTGAAGAATCAGGAAATGGAGCTGATAAGGAATAAAGAAAGACTTCAGTTCTTTAAG tGGTGCTCTAAAGCCTTCAAGAATGTCAACGTTGTTCCTCCTGACGTCGGCGCCGTCCATCAAGTCAATTTGGAGTATCTGTCAAAAGTGATCCAGGTCCGCGGAGGTTTCATCTACCCCGACAGCGTGGTGGGCACCGACTCCCACACCACCATGATCAACGGCCTGGGCATCTTGGgctggg GTGTGGGTGGAATCGAGTCTGAAGCAGTGATGTTGGGCCAGCCGGTGTCTCTGACCCTTCCCCGGGTGGTGGGCTGCAAACTGGTGGGCTCCATCAACCCTCTGACCACCTCCATAGACGTGGTGCTTGGCATCACCAAG CACTTGCGTCAAGCCGGCATTGCTGGGAAGTTTGTGGAGTTTTTCGGTCCCGGTGTGTCAGAGCTCTCGGCCCCAGACCGAACCACCATCGCTAACATGTGCCCCGAGTACAACGCCACCGTCAGCTTCTTCCCAGTCGACAGGGTCACCATTCAGCACTTTAAAAAGACGC ACTTTTCACAGGAAAAGCTCAAGTTAGTGGAGTCTTATCTGAAGGCTGTAAAGCTCTTCAGAAACTACGAGGACTCTGCAGGCGACCCCCATTATTCTGAG GTGATTGAAATCAACCTGAGCTCCGTGGTGCCGTACGTCAGCGGGCCCAAGAGGCCGCAGGACCGCGTGGCCGTCTGCAGCATGAAAGAAGGATTTCAGAGTTGTCTGGATGAGAAG GTAGGGCCAAAAGCCTTCAATATCTCCAAGGACAAACAGCACATCCAGGTTCCCTTTCTGCACGGGGGCCAGGAGTACCAGCTGGCCCATGGCTCGGTGGTCATCGCCGCTGTGATCAGCTGCACCAACAACTGCAATCCCTCCGTAATGCTGACAGCAG GTCTGCTGGCCAAAAAGGCTGTGGAGGTGGGGCTTATGGTCAAGCCGTACATTCGCACCAGCCTGGCGCCAGGAAGTGGCATGGTCACGCACTACCTCAACGCCAGCGGGGTCCTGCCGTACTTCAGCCAGCTGGG CTTTGAGGTGATCGGCTACGGTTGTGCCACCTGTGTCGGGAACATTGCGCCGTTACCAGAAAGTGTAGTGGATGCCATCAAACAG GGGAACGTGGTGGCCTGTGGCATCCTATCTGGCAACAGGCACTTTGAGGGCCGCCTCTGTGACTGCGTGCGAGCCAACTACCTGGCCTCGCCGCCCCTAGTGGTGGCGTACGCTATTGCAGGCACTGTGGCCATCGACTTTGAGAAAGAGCCTCTAG GCGTGGCGTCAGATGGGAAGGAGCTGTACCTTCGCGACATCTGGCCATCCAGGGAGGAGGTCCGAGAGACGGAAGAGGACACCGTCATCTCCACCATGTTTAAGGAGCTCCAGGCAAGGATGGAG AAGGATAACACGTTTTGGAACAACATTGAATGTCCCAAGTCAGTCGTCTTTCCCTGGGATGCCAAATCCACGTACATCCGGTCGCCATCTTTCTTCAGCAAACTA AGTAAAGAAGTCCCGCCCCCTCAGTCCATAGACAACGCTCATGCCCTACTCTTCCTCGGCGACAAGGTGACCACGGACCACATCTCGCCGGCAGGCAGCATCGCAAGGGTCAGCGCCGCCGCCAAGTACCTGCTCAGCAAACG CCTCACTCCTCGGGAGTTCAACTCATACGGCGCTCGGCGAGGAAACGACGCTGTGATGACCAGAGGGACGTTCGCCAGCATCAAGCTCCAAAACAGACTGGTGGGCAAAGCAGGTCCCAAGACGCTCCACATTCCTTCAGGCCAGACA CTGGACGTCTTTGAGGCCGCCGAGCGCTACCAGAGAGACGGCGTTCCTCTCATCATCCTAGCAGGCAAAGACTATGGCTCTGGAAGCTCCAGGGACTGGGTGGCTAAAGGACCTTTCCTGCTG GGCGTCCGCGCAGTTATCGCCGAGAGCTTCGAGAAGCTCCACAAGAACCAGCTGGTGGGAATGGGAATCATGCCACTGCAGTTCGCACCCGAGCACAACGCCGACACGCTGGAGCTGAGTGGCAAGGAGAGGTTCAACATCAGCCTGCCCGAACGTCTCTTTCCCAGGCAGCAGCTCACCGTCAAG ACTAGTCAAGGAAAGTCATTTGAGGTCACTGCGCAATTTGACAGCGACTTGGAAATAACCTTTTTCCAACACGGAGGCCTCCTGAAATACGTTGCACGGACAATGCTCTGA
- the skic8 gene encoding SKI8 subunit of superkiller complex protein, with protein MSTQYNILFKQEHAHDDAIWTAAWGKSETDGSETILTGSLDDMVKVWKWSDEKLELQWTLEGHQLGIVSVDISHNGAIAASSSLDAHIRLWDLESGKQIKSMDAGPVDAWTVAFSPDSKYIATGSHLGKVNIFGVESGKKEYSLDTRGKFILSIAYSPDGKYLASGAIDGIINIFDIATGKLLHTLEGHAMPIRSLTFSPDSQLLVTASDDGYIKIYDVQHASLAGTLSGHGSWVLNVAFSPDNTHFVSSSSDKSVKVWDASSRACVNTFFDHQDQVWSVKYNSNGSKIISAGDDRTIHIYDCPM; from the exons atgagcacTCAA TACAACATTCTTTTTAAACAAGAACACG CACATGACGACGCTATCTGGACGGCAGCATGGGGTAAAAGCGAGACAGATGGGTCCGAAACGATCCTCACTGGCTCACTAGACGACATGGTCAAAGTGTGGAAATG GTCCGACGAGAAGCTGGAGCTGCAGTGGACGCTGGAGGGCCACCAGCTGGGCATTGTGTCAGTGGACATCAGCCACAACGGCGCCAtcgccgcctccagctccctcGACGCGCACATCCGCCTCTGGGACCTGGAGTCCGGGAAACAGATCAAGTCTATGGACGCCGGGCCAG TCGACGCCTGGACGGTGGCCTTCTCCCCAGACTCCAAGTACATTGCCACAGGAAGCCACCTGGGCAAGGTCAACATCTTCGGCGTGGAAAGCGGCAAGAAGGAATACTCTCTGGACACTCGGGGGAAATTCATCCTGAGCATAGCTTAT AGCCCTGATGGTAAATATTTGGCCAGCGGGGCAATTGACGGGATTATCAACATCTTTGACATCGCCACTGGGAAACTCCTCCACACGCTGGAAG GTCACGCTATGCCCATCAGGTCGCTCACATTCTCTCCCGACTCCCAGCTGCTGGTCACGGCGTCTGACGACGGTTACATCAAGATTTACGACGT GCAACACGCAAGTCTGGCAGGGACGCTGAGTGGACACGGATCCTGGGTGCTCAATGTGGCCTTCTCCCCAGACAACACACACTTTGTCTCAAG CTCCTCAGACAAGAGCGTGAAGGTTTGGGACGCCAGCTCCAGAGCGTGCGTAAATACCTTTTTTGACCACCAAGACCAG GTGTGGAGCGTCAAGTACAACAGCAATGGCTCAAAGATCATCTCGGCTGGCGACGATCGCACCATCCACATCTATGACTGTCCCATGTGA
- the ireb2 gene encoding iron-responsive element-binding protein 2 isoform X2 — MELIRNKERLQFFKWCSKAFKNVNVVPPDVGAVHQVNLEYLSKVIQVRGGFIYPDSVVGTDSHTTMINGLGILGWGVGGIESEAVMLGQPVSLTLPRVVGCKLVGSINPLTTSIDVVLGITKHLRQAGIAGKFVEFFGPGVSELSAPDRTTIANMCPEYNATVSFFPVDRVTIQHFKKTHFSQEKLKLVESYLKAVKLFRNYEDSAGDPHYSEVIEINLSSVVPYVSGPKRPQDRVAVCSMKEGFQSCLDEKVGPKAFNISKDKQHIQVPFLHGGQEYQLAHGSVVIAAVISCTNNCNPSVMLTAGLLAKKAVEVGLMVKPYIRTSLAPGSGMVTHYLNASGVLPYFSQLGFEVIGYGCATCVGNIAPLPESVVDAIKQGNVVACGILSGNRHFEGRLCDCVRANYLASPPLVVAYAIAGTVAIDFEKEPLGVASDGKELYLRDIWPSREEVRETEEDTVISTMFKELQARMEKDNTFWNNIECPKSVVFPWDAKSTYIRSPSFFSKLSKEVPPPQSIDNAHALLFLGDKVTTDHISPAGSIARVSAAAKYLLSKRLTPREFNSYGARRGNDAVMTRGTFASIKLQNRLVGKAGPKTLHIPSGQTLDVFEAAERYQRDGVPLIILAGKDYGSGSSRDWVAKGPFLLGVRAVIAESFEKLHKNQLVGMGIMPLQFAPEHNADTLELSGKERFNISLPERLFPRQQLTVKTSQGKSFEVTAQFDSDLEITFFQHGGLLKYVARTML, encoded by the exons ATGGAGCTGATAAGGAATAAAGAAAGACTTCAGTTCTTTAAG tGGTGCTCTAAAGCCTTCAAGAATGTCAACGTTGTTCCTCCTGACGTCGGCGCCGTCCATCAAGTCAATTTGGAGTATCTGTCAAAAGTGATCCAGGTCCGCGGAGGTTTCATCTACCCCGACAGCGTGGTGGGCACCGACTCCCACACCACCATGATCAACGGCCTGGGCATCTTGGgctggg GTGTGGGTGGAATCGAGTCTGAAGCAGTGATGTTGGGCCAGCCGGTGTCTCTGACCCTTCCCCGGGTGGTGGGCTGCAAACTGGTGGGCTCCATCAACCCTCTGACCACCTCCATAGACGTGGTGCTTGGCATCACCAAG CACTTGCGTCAAGCCGGCATTGCTGGGAAGTTTGTGGAGTTTTTCGGTCCCGGTGTGTCAGAGCTCTCGGCCCCAGACCGAACCACCATCGCTAACATGTGCCCCGAGTACAACGCCACCGTCAGCTTCTTCCCAGTCGACAGGGTCACCATTCAGCACTTTAAAAAGACGC ACTTTTCACAGGAAAAGCTCAAGTTAGTGGAGTCTTATCTGAAGGCTGTAAAGCTCTTCAGAAACTACGAGGACTCTGCAGGCGACCCCCATTATTCTGAG GTGATTGAAATCAACCTGAGCTCCGTGGTGCCGTACGTCAGCGGGCCCAAGAGGCCGCAGGACCGCGTGGCCGTCTGCAGCATGAAAGAAGGATTTCAGAGTTGTCTGGATGAGAAG GTAGGGCCAAAAGCCTTCAATATCTCCAAGGACAAACAGCACATCCAGGTTCCCTTTCTGCACGGGGGCCAGGAGTACCAGCTGGCCCATGGCTCGGTGGTCATCGCCGCTGTGATCAGCTGCACCAACAACTGCAATCCCTCCGTAATGCTGACAGCAG GTCTGCTGGCCAAAAAGGCTGTGGAGGTGGGGCTTATGGTCAAGCCGTACATTCGCACCAGCCTGGCGCCAGGAAGTGGCATGGTCACGCACTACCTCAACGCCAGCGGGGTCCTGCCGTACTTCAGCCAGCTGGG CTTTGAGGTGATCGGCTACGGTTGTGCCACCTGTGTCGGGAACATTGCGCCGTTACCAGAAAGTGTAGTGGATGCCATCAAACAG GGGAACGTGGTGGCCTGTGGCATCCTATCTGGCAACAGGCACTTTGAGGGCCGCCTCTGTGACTGCGTGCGAGCCAACTACCTGGCCTCGCCGCCCCTAGTGGTGGCGTACGCTATTGCAGGCACTGTGGCCATCGACTTTGAGAAAGAGCCTCTAG GCGTGGCGTCAGATGGGAAGGAGCTGTACCTTCGCGACATCTGGCCATCCAGGGAGGAGGTCCGAGAGACGGAAGAGGACACCGTCATCTCCACCATGTTTAAGGAGCTCCAGGCAAGGATGGAG AAGGATAACACGTTTTGGAACAACATTGAATGTCCCAAGTCAGTCGTCTTTCCCTGGGATGCCAAATCCACGTACATCCGGTCGCCATCTTTCTTCAGCAAACTA AGTAAAGAAGTCCCGCCCCCTCAGTCCATAGACAACGCTCATGCCCTACTCTTCCTCGGCGACAAGGTGACCACGGACCACATCTCGCCGGCAGGCAGCATCGCAAGGGTCAGCGCCGCCGCCAAGTACCTGCTCAGCAAACG CCTCACTCCTCGGGAGTTCAACTCATACGGCGCTCGGCGAGGAAACGACGCTGTGATGACCAGAGGGACGTTCGCCAGCATCAAGCTCCAAAACAGACTGGTGGGCAAAGCAGGTCCCAAGACGCTCCACATTCCTTCAGGCCAGACA CTGGACGTCTTTGAGGCCGCCGAGCGCTACCAGAGAGACGGCGTTCCTCTCATCATCCTAGCAGGCAAAGACTATGGCTCTGGAAGCTCCAGGGACTGGGTGGCTAAAGGACCTTTCCTGCTG GGCGTCCGCGCAGTTATCGCCGAGAGCTTCGAGAAGCTCCACAAGAACCAGCTGGTGGGAATGGGAATCATGCCACTGCAGTTCGCACCCGAGCACAACGCCGACACGCTGGAGCTGAGTGGCAAGGAGAGGTTCAACATCAGCCTGCCCGAACGTCTCTTTCCCAGGCAGCAGCTCACCGTCAAG ACTAGTCAAGGAAAGTCATTTGAGGTCACTGCGCAATTTGACAGCGACTTGGAAATAACCTTTTTCCAACACGGAGGCCTCCTGAAATACGTTGCACGGACAATGCTCTGA